The following coding sequences lie in one Sporomusaceae bacterium FL31 genomic window:
- a CDS encoding ABC transporter ATP-binding protein, with protein MRVLLENISKSFEGKLLFDNINAEIVPGHCLAVTGCNGSGKSTLLKIVAGLVRPSTGKVSCNWPDLAEYQDYQHFTGLISPEAAMYSALTGIENILFWTKVRGISCSEAQAKEWCRYVGLAGSDREAVTYYSTGMRQRLKLAVMLAINPRVWLLDEPTTNLDDNGRDLVEKIIDRAVCNGSAVMLATNESREVSYASCKISL; from the coding sequence ATGAGAGTTTTATTAGAAAACATTAGCAAGAGTTTTGAAGGCAAGCTTTTATTTGACAATATCAATGCGGAAATTGTTCCTGGACACTGTCTGGCTGTAACAGGCTGCAATGGCAGTGGAAAATCTACCTTATTAAAAATCGTCGCAGGGTTAGTCAGGCCGAGTACCGGAAAAGTTAGCTGCAATTGGCCTGACTTGGCCGAATATCAAGACTACCAGCATTTTACCGGACTGATATCGCCGGAAGCGGCCATGTATTCAGCCTTAACCGGGATAGAGAATATTTTGTTTTGGACTAAAGTACGCGGCATAAGTTGCAGCGAAGCTCAGGCCAAGGAGTGGTGCCGCTATGTAGGGCTGGCTGGTAGTGACCGGGAAGCTGTGACATATTACTCAACAGGTATGCGGCAGCGCCTAAAACTTGCTGTCATGCTGGCAATTAATCCGCGGGTATGGCTGCTGGATGAACCGACGACCAATCTTGACGATAATGGCAGAGACTTGGTAGAAAAAATCATCGATCGTGCGGTCTGCAATGGATCTGCCGTCATGCTGGCAACCAATGAAAGCAGGGAGGTAAGCTATGCCAGCTGCAAAATTTCACTTTAG
- the dnaC gene encoding replicative DNA helicase, translating to MIERIPPQNLEAEQAVLGGMLIEREAISKVAEFLRSEDFYREAHRLIFGAMQELFNKNEPVDLVTVTEYLRKSDKLENAGGIAYITSLANSVPTAANIIYHGKIVEEKSLLRQLINSATNIAGMGYEASEEVANILDKAEKMILEVSGRKIGGDFTPIKSIIFDAFGKIEQLYASKGGITGLASGFKDLDRLTSGLQASDLILVAARPSMGKTAFTLNIASNVAIREKQAVAFFSLEMSKEQLVQRMLCAEASIDSQRLRIGELEDRDWSKLISAADRLSSAPIFIDDTAGITVMEMRSKARRLKIEHDLKLIIIDYLQLMQGSGSKGGENRQQEISEISRSLKALAREINVPVIALSQLSRSVESRQVKKPMLSDLRESGSLEQDADIVAFLYREDYYNPDTENKNITEVIIAKHRNGPVDTVQLFFHKQFTKFSDLSRMQG from the coding sequence TTGATTGAAAGAATACCACCCCAAAACCTAGAAGCTGAACAAGCAGTACTTGGTGGCATGCTGATAGAGCGTGAAGCCATTTCCAAAGTGGCCGAATTTCTCCGCTCAGAAGATTTTTACCGAGAAGCTCACCGGTTAATTTTTGGTGCCATGCAAGAGTTATTTAATAAAAATGAACCAGTGGATTTAGTTACGGTAACCGAATATTTGCGTAAATCTGATAAGCTGGAGAATGCTGGCGGGATTGCTTACATAACATCATTGGCCAATAGTGTGCCGACTGCGGCTAATATCATTTATCATGGTAAAATTGTTGAAGAAAAATCACTGCTGCGGCAGCTCATCAATTCGGCAACCAATATTGCCGGTATGGGCTATGAAGCCAGTGAAGAAGTTGCGAATATTTTAGATAAAGCCGAGAAAATGATCTTAGAAGTCTCCGGGCGCAAAATTGGCGGCGATTTTACACCAATAAAAAGCATTATCTTTGATGCCTTTGGTAAGATTGAGCAGCTCTATGCCTCGAAAGGCGGGATTACCGGGCTGGCATCAGGCTTTAAAGATTTAGACCGCCTGACTTCAGGCCTACAGGCTTCTGACTTGATCCTAGTGGCGGCTCGTCCCAGTATGGGTAAAACCGCCTTTACGCTCAATATTGCTTCCAATGTCGCCATCCGTGAGAAGCAAGCGGTAGCCTTCTTTAGCCTGGAGATGTCCAAGGAGCAGCTGGTGCAGCGGATGCTGTGTGCCGAAGCTTCCATTGATTCACAGCGTTTGCGGATTGGTGAGCTGGAGGACCGGGATTGGTCTAAACTCATCAGTGCAGCCGACCGACTGTCATCAGCCCCCATCTTTATTGATGACACGGCCGGGATCACAGTCATGGAAATGCGCTCAAAAGCCCGCCGCCTAAAAATTGAGCATGATCTTAAGCTAATTATTATTGACTATCTGCAATTGATGCAAGGCAGTGGCAGTAAAGGCGGCGAAAACCGTCAGCAGGAAATCTCCGAAATTTCCCGTTCTCTGAAAGCCCTGGCCAGAGAGATTAATGTTCCGGTTATTGCCTTGTCCCAGTTGAGCCGCAGTGTTGAGTCACGTCAGGTCAAAAAGCCGATGCTGAGTGACTTGCGTGAATCAGGATCACTGGAGCAAGATGCCGATATTGTGGCGTTCTTATATCGTGAGGATTACTATAACCCTGACACCGAGAATAAGAATATTACCGAAGTCATCATTGCTAAGCACCGGAATGGTCCGGTCGATACTGTTCAGCTCTTCTTCCATAAGCAATTTACGAAATTCAGTGATTTGTCCAGAATGCAAGGCTAG
- a CDS encoding stress responsive protein — MIINNLSFKLKDRSSENIAQVKTVLLSMQGKIEFLRDLKVEVNIRKGEAAYDLLMMAQYDSMEDLEAYIVHPVHAEVAKYIASVLETVAVVCYER, encoded by the coding sequence ATGATCATTAATAATCTCAGCTTTAAATTAAAGGACAGAAGCAGCGAAAATATTGCTCAAGTCAAGACGGTCCTGCTCAGTATGCAAGGAAAAATTGAATTTCTCCGGGATTTGAAGGTCGAAGTCAACATCCGTAAAGGCGAGGCAGCTTATGACCTCTTGATGATGGCTCAATATGATTCAATGGAAGATTTAGAGGCTTATATTGTCCATCCGGTACATGCTGAAGTGGCAAAATATATAGCAAGTGTATTAGAAACTGTAGCTGTAGTCTGTTATGAAAGGTGA
- the tlpB_2 gene encoding methyl-accepting chemotaxis protein TlpB, translating into MKSVRQKIVLCSFLICLVSIICIAGYDIYNSVRSFKEDVASYRQTLLDQFDRSLKLEVETALSLIVDIHQQQQKGLLTEPEARKRAADLVRNLRFDQGNYFWIDTYQGVNVVLLGRPQEGVSRIDSKDAQGHEFIKELIANGKKSGGGYTEYSFPKPNQSEALPKRAYTLAFEPYGWIVGTGNWIDDIDKVVIKKEQEYYESLKIAIYTKIGISVLILLIAGIVAYKFGTTFSRPIENATKHVNHLAAGDFNIHFDEQDLSRSDEIGQMAQSLQKMGTQLQDLIQQIRTSAEHLAAASEELSAGADQSSLAIQQVATTITTMAESSTKQVFTVNTTSLVVEEITDSIDHIAQTANYLAEMSEDTAQATHSGQSTIEKAINQIRAVGQGTEETAAAVNELKDSSAQIGAIIELISGIAGQTNLLALNAAIEAARAGEQGRGFAVVAEEVRKLAEQTESATHKISDIIRANHEHILSTVSRMESAKNDVAYGIKLVNEAGGGFTNIFDMVQKLSERIRDISASLQEMAAGSQRIIQSVVELEKESKHGQANAETVAAATEEQSATADEIATSSKSLAALAGNLQELTSKFKV; encoded by the coding sequence ATGAAAAGCGTTCGTCAAAAAATTGTCTTATGTTCTTTTCTAATCTGTCTAGTATCAATTATCTGTATCGCGGGCTATGATATTTATAATTCTGTGAGAAGTTTTAAAGAAGATGTTGCCAGTTATCGTCAAACCTTATTAGATCAATTTGATCGCAGCTTAAAGCTTGAGGTAGAGACTGCCCTAAGTTTAATTGTTGACATCCATCAGCAGCAACAAAAAGGGTTGCTGACTGAACCGGAAGCAAGAAAAAGGGCTGCTGACTTGGTGCGCAACTTGCGCTTTGATCAGGGGAACTATTTTTGGATTGATACCTATCAAGGGGTTAATGTCGTCTTGCTAGGCAGACCGCAAGAAGGCGTATCCAGAATAGATTCAAAAGATGCTCAGGGGCATGAGTTTATCAAAGAATTGATTGCAAACGGCAAAAAGTCCGGAGGCGGATATACCGAATATTCATTCCCAAAACCAAATCAAAGTGAAGCTTTACCCAAACGAGCATATACTTTGGCCTTTGAACCTTATGGCTGGATTGTTGGAACAGGAAATTGGATCGATGATATTGACAAGGTTGTTATCAAGAAGGAGCAAGAATATTATGAGTCTCTGAAAATAGCTATTTATACAAAAATAGGAATTTCGGTATTGATTTTACTGATTGCTGGAATTGTAGCTTATAAATTTGGCACTACCTTTTCTCGTCCTATCGAAAATGCAACCAAGCATGTGAATCATTTAGCTGCAGGAGACTTTAATATCCATTTTGACGAGCAAGACTTATCGAGAAGTGATGAGATCGGGCAGATGGCTCAATCGCTGCAGAAAATGGGGACACAGCTGCAGGATTTAATCCAACAGATCAGAACGAGTGCTGAGCATCTTGCAGCCGCCAGTGAGGAACTAAGTGCTGGAGCAGACCAATCCTCATTAGCCATTCAGCAAGTTGCCACGACAATCACAACCATGGCTGAAAGCTCCACCAAGCAGGTATTTACAGTGAATACAACGAGCCTTGTTGTTGAGGAGATTACCGATTCAATCGATCATATTGCTCAGACGGCAAATTATCTTGCTGAGATGTCTGAGGACACCGCTCAGGCTACACATAGTGGACAATCTACAATCGAGAAAGCGATTAACCAGATTAGGGCAGTTGGTCAGGGGACAGAAGAAACGGCTGCGGCTGTCAATGAGCTAAAAGATAGCTCAGCTCAAATCGGAGCTATTATCGAACTCATTTCAGGGATAGCCGGTCAGACAAACCTACTGGCCCTAAATGCAGCGATTGAGGCGGCGCGGGCAGGAGAACAAGGCAGAGGCTTTGCGGTAGTAGCCGAAGAGGTTAGAAAGCTGGCTGAGCAGACTGAGAGTGCAACTCATAAGATATCGGATATCATCCGGGCAAACCATGAGCATATATTATCTACAGTATCCAGGATGGAATCGGCTAAAAATGATGTTGCTTATGGGATAAAGCTTGTCAATGAAGCGGGTGGGGGATTTACGAACATTTTTGATATGGTTCAGAAACTATCTGAGCGGATCAGGGATATTTCAGCTTCACTACAAGAAATGGCCGCCGGAAGCCAACGTATTATTCAATCTGTTGTAGAGCTTGAAAAAGAAAGTAAACATGGACAAGCAAATGCTGAAACTGTTGCGGCAGCAACCGAGGAACAGTCGGCAACAGCGGATGAAATTGCTACTTCCAGTAAATCACTTGCAGCTTTAGCGGGCAATCTTCAAGAACTAACATCGAAATTCAAGGTATAA
- the ccmE gene encoding cytochrome c-type biogenesis protein CcmE: MKKHRLICLLVILGFFLYSGWAYQSSLTPYVTVAQAKSAKSTVQVRGTLGVDSIRQAEKNAIQFILQDEAGEAVPVVYRGVRPDGLEQATSIVAIGKYQSGQFIAEKLLVKCPSKYQGSVNQ, encoded by the coding sequence ATGAAGAAGCATCGACTGATATGCCTGCTGGTCATCCTGGGATTTTTTCTATATAGTGGCTGGGCCTATCAAAGCTCATTGACACCCTATGTGACTGTTGCTCAGGCTAAAAGCGCAAAAAGCACCGTTCAGGTGCGAGGTACTTTGGGTGTTGACAGCATCAGGCAGGCCGAGAAAAATGCAATCCAGTTTATTCTGCAGGATGAAGCAGGTGAGGCGGTTCCTGTGGTGTATCGCGGCGTAAGGCCGGATGGGTTGGAACAGGCTACCAGCATTGTTGCTATCGGCAAATACCAGAGCGGTCAATTTATTGCTGAGAAGTTATTAGTGAAATGCCCATCCAAATATCAGGGGAGCGTGAATCAATGA
- the cheV gene encoding chemotaxis protein CheV encodes MEDVKSSAILLESGTNEFEIVEFTVGNVHYGINVAKVREIIRPLPITKIPGMPPVIEGIIELRGRVISIINLGARLENADFDSKEQHVVICEFNNTYIGFLVNAVLRIHRISWEKMEPLPDAIDTKVATGIIKMDNKLIILLDFEQILTEVSPEIAQKLRQKPEASLDTIESRKTKKILLAEDSRMLRELLSQSLQESGYTNLLVFENGRDAWNTLERIAQNGRELTEDIHLVITDIEMPQMDGHHLLKRIKETPKLSVLPVIIFSSLINQEMRRKGEALGAISQITKPEIAELINQVDKFTL; translated from the coding sequence GTGGAAGATGTGAAGTCGAGTGCTATACTGCTTGAATCAGGGACTAACGAATTTGAAATTGTAGAGTTTACTGTAGGTAACGTGCATTACGGCATTAATGTTGCCAAAGTAAGGGAAATTATCAGGCCGCTTCCGATTACTAAAATTCCAGGGATGCCTCCGGTTATTGAAGGCATCATTGAACTCAGAGGGCGGGTCATATCCATTATCAATCTTGGGGCTCGCCTGGAGAATGCTGATTTTGACAGCAAAGAACAACATGTTGTTATCTGTGAGTTTAATAATACCTATATCGGATTTCTAGTCAATGCAGTGCTGCGTATTCATCGCATATCCTGGGAAAAGATGGAGCCGCTTCCGGACGCGATTGATACGAAAGTAGCAACTGGTATTATCAAAATGGATAACAAACTCATTATATTGCTTGATTTCGAGCAAATTCTAACCGAAGTAAGTCCGGAAATTGCCCAGAAGTTAAGACAAAAGCCAGAAGCTAGCTTAGATACAATTGAATCCAGAAAAACGAAAAAGATACTTTTAGCAGAGGATTCTAGAATGCTTAGGGAGTTGCTGTCTCAGTCCTTACAAGAATCAGGCTACACGAACTTATTGGTGTTTGAAAACGGGCGTGATGCTTGGAATACTCTGGAGCGAATCGCTCAAAATGGAAGAGAACTTACTGAGGATATCCATTTAGTGATTACCGATATTGAGATGCCCCAAATGGATGGGCATCACCTGTTAAAAAGAATCAAGGAAACGCCAAAGTTAAGTGTGCTGCCAGTTATTATCTTTTCCTCGCTGATTAATCAAGAGATGCGCCGTAAAGGTGAGGCTTTAGGGGCGATATCCCAAATCACCAAACCGGAAATTGCTGAATTAATTAATCAAGTCGATAAATTTACACTTTAA
- a CDS encoding c-type cytochrome biogenesis protein CcsB, translating into MQQIGIILAMFSIGVIYAIFTVVPPVEGLGYLVRIAFFHIPVAWVSVLAFLISAVSAGLYLKTRKLTYDALSASSAKLGLAFCLLATVSGAIFAKLTWGAYWNWDPRQTTIFILLLIYGAYLALRSSIAEEEKRAAAAAVYALLSFITVPFLVFIIPRMYFSLHPEPVLNGAGKLDMEPAMLVVLGAAVLLCSAVYGYLLNRTVSKQVCRLKELKL; encoded by the coding sequence ATGCAGCAAATCGGGATTATCCTTGCAATGTTTAGTATTGGCGTCATTTATGCAATTTTTACAGTTGTTCCGCCAGTTGAAGGCCTGGGATATCTGGTTCGTATTGCCTTTTTTCACATTCCAGTGGCCTGGGTATCGGTATTAGCATTTTTGATTTCAGCAGTCAGTGCCGGACTTTATTTAAAAACCAGAAAGCTTACTTATGATGCCCTTAGTGCCAGCTCCGCTAAGTTAGGACTTGCGTTTTGTTTGCTAGCCACTGTAAGCGGTGCAATTTTTGCTAAACTGACCTGGGGAGCTTACTGGAATTGGGACCCGCGTCAGACTACTATTTTCATTTTGCTGCTCATTTATGGAGCCTATTTGGCTTTGCGCAGCAGCATTGCTGAAGAAGAGAAGCGTGCAGCTGCAGCTGCAGTTTACGCGTTGTTATCGTTTATTACCGTGCCTTTTTTGGTATTCATCATTCCGCGGATGTATTTTTCACTGCATCCTGAGCCTGTGCTCAATGGTGCCGGAAAGCTTGATATGGAACCAGCCATGCTGGTTGTCCTTGGGGCTGCCGTCCTGCTGTGTTCGGCTGTTTATGGCTATTTGCTGAACCGCACCGTTTCAAAGCAAGTTTGCCGTCTGAAGGAGCTGAAACTATGA
- a CDS encoding ATP-dependent protease, Lon family protein yields MKDFFNKFLRKEPATSKITTDDQLKRQVAAIYGLLSGILGSEKVVLKAGKLDALELMRSESVPERVLALQKLVFEDPTVDKVPTYEEIPAILEDVEEELADLMARRAVEEKIEKKIVEKMEERHQEYVREIKMQVLKEEQSVESPQTLKKFAMLEKLEQKKLTKSLMELLRPANLSEIVGQERAVESLRAKLASPYPQHLIVYGPPGVGKTTAARLVLEEAKKLKFTPFAQEAPFIEVDGTTLRWDPRDMTNPLLGSVHDPIYQGARRDLAETGIPEPKPGLVTDAHGGILFIDEIGEMDPMLQNKLLKVLEDKRVSFDSTYYDSTDPNVPKYIKKLFEEGAPADFILIGATTRDSGDINPAVRSRCAEIYFEPLTPKHIEEIVYNAAVKLEVQVDPDVPRLISEYTIEGRKAINILADAYGLALYREGEESQPELVITKEDVYRVVQVSRLSPFVNQKASTRSEVGKVFGLGVAGYLGSVLEIEAVAFPSAEKGKGHMRFNDTAGSMAKDSVFNAAAVVRKLTGEDLSNYDIHINIIGGGRIDGPSAGTAILAAVISAISGRPIRQDVAVTGEISIQGKVKAVGGVFEKAYGAKQAGITTLVIPSENEQDISKGHLGLDIRPVETAEQALAILFPDTDEVSA; encoded by the coding sequence ATGAAAGATTTTTTTAACAAATTTCTCCGCAAGGAACCAGCTACAAGCAAGATTACAACCGATGATCAATTAAAACGTCAAGTTGCAGCCATATATGGATTGCTGTCCGGCATTTTAGGATCAGAGAAGGTTGTACTTAAAGCTGGCAAGCTAGATGCACTTGAACTGATGCGCTCTGAGAGCGTTCCAGAACGAGTCCTGGCTTTACAGAAGCTGGTATTCGAAGATCCGACCGTAGATAAAGTGCCAACGTATGAAGAAATACCGGCAATTCTCGAGGATGTTGAAGAAGAACTAGCGGATTTGATGGCACGACGAGCTGTGGAAGAAAAGATTGAGAAAAAAATCGTCGAAAAAATGGAAGAACGCCATCAAGAATATGTTAGAGAAATCAAGATGCAAGTCCTCAAAGAAGAACAAAGCGTAGAAAGCCCGCAAACGCTAAAGAAGTTTGCTATGCTGGAAAAGCTTGAACAAAAGAAACTGACTAAATCTTTGATGGAGCTTTTGCGCCCGGCAAATCTTAGTGAAATTGTCGGTCAAGAACGTGCTGTTGAGTCATTGCGTGCTAAATTGGCATCGCCATACCCGCAGCATCTGATTGTTTATGGACCTCCAGGGGTTGGTAAGACTACCGCTGCCCGTTTGGTTTTGGAAGAAGCTAAAAAGCTGAAATTCACACCATTCGCGCAAGAGGCACCTTTTATTGAAGTTGACGGGACTACTTTGCGGTGGGACCCGCGGGATATGACCAATCCATTATTAGGGTCAGTCCATGATCCGATCTACCAGGGGGCTCGACGTGATTTAGCCGAGACTGGCATTCCTGAACCAAAGCCAGGTTTGGTCACTGATGCACATGGTGGTATTTTGTTTATTGACGAAATAGGCGAAATGGATCCTATGCTGCAAAATAAACTACTGAAAGTTCTTGAGGACAAGCGGGTATCCTTTGATTCAACCTATTATGATTCAACAGACCCGAATGTACCGAAATATATTAAGAAATTATTTGAAGAAGGCGCTCCTGCCGACTTTATTCTCATTGGCGCTACCACTCGTGATTCCGGTGATATTAATCCAGCAGTACGATCCCGTTGTGCCGAAATTTACTTTGAACCGCTTACACCTAAGCACATTGAAGAGATTGTCTACAACGCTGCTGTTAAACTAGAAGTGCAGGTTGACCCGGATGTACCGCGTTTAATTAGCGAGTATACCATTGAAGGCCGTAAAGCCATCAATATTTTAGCTGATGCTTATGGCTTGGCGCTCTATCGCGAAGGCGAGGAAAGTCAACCCGAGCTGGTCATCACCAAAGAAGACGTTTACCGGGTTGTGCAGGTTAGCCGGTTGAGTCCTTTTGTGAATCAAAAGGCTTCGACCCGCAGTGAAGTCGGTAAAGTCTTTGGTCTTGGGGTAGCCGGATATCTTGGTTCAGTATTGGAAATTGAAGCCGTGGCGTTCCCTAGTGCCGAAAAAGGCAAAGGGCATATGCGCTTTAACGACACTGCCGGCAGTATGGCAAAAGACTCGGTCTTTAATGCGGCTGCGGTAGTTCGTAAGCTTACCGGTGAAGATCTGAGTAATTATGATATCCACATTAACATTATCGGTGGTGGCCGTATTGATGGACCTTCAGCCGGTACTGCTATTCTGGCTGCTGTGATCTCAGCAATTTCTGGCCGACCTATTCGACAGGATGTTGCTGTTACTGGTGAGATTTCCATTCAAGGGAAAGTAAAAGCTGTAGGCGGTGTATTTGAAAAAGCCTATGGTGCTAAGCAAGCTGGCATTACCACACTGGTTATTCCAAGTGAGAATGAACAGGATATTTCAAAAGGCCATTTAGGGCTTGATATTCGACCTGTAGAAACCGCAGAGCAAGCGTTAGCCATACTGTTTCCGGATACCGATGAAGTCAGTGCGTAA
- a CDS encoding GGDEF domain-containing protein, translating to MKLSTKIKWVITLLILLTAVVQIWGTHYIIRLTGERLIAQMNEEGANNQIRQLRTLIDRTENSLKHIAQVEQLRTDKDKLDLAATMLPDINALIVTDDKGVIVNAGNYEDSLIGQNVAFREYFQGAMQGKTVITGVFQGLDNRQVIAVAVPIKESNGSIAGVVAGIIWIRESHFADLFENREFGRNGSIAILDSDGTILYHPNKEIIGNRHVAFESFQQGLTDGKKIFIFKDKDGKEYYSSIAQGPKTHWIAVVQTPVSELEEMQKPLTYGVIITLGIMTILFLLISTISIGRITKPLSRVTQAFASLRVGKYNRLENIEAETEDDIKELVISYNETVEELEQLYAKLSGEAQIDGLTGIYNRKSFNSSVESLTKEFAEGLITKASILLIDLDYFKRYNDTQGHLMGDELLKSLAQIMTNVVGGKSAFRYGGDEFAVVLRGANSDQAQEIGERIRVLFEQLESGCSTSIGIASMPDHSKDAQVLLDYADKALYTSKLTRNKVTLFEHC from the coding sequence ATGAAGTTATCAACGAAAATCAAATGGGTTATTACACTTTTAATATTATTGACTGCAGTAGTACAAATATGGGGAACTCACTATATAATACGCTTAACAGGGGAACGATTAATAGCACAGATGAACGAGGAGGGTGCCAATAATCAAATTCGGCAGCTGAGAACCTTAATAGATAGAACCGAAAACTCATTAAAGCATATAGCCCAAGTGGAACAGTTAAGAACTGATAAAGATAAGCTTGACTTGGCAGCTACAATGCTACCAGATATCAATGCATTGATTGTTACTGATGATAAAGGGGTTATTGTTAATGCAGGTAATTATGAAGATTCGTTGATTGGTCAGAATGTGGCATTTCGTGAATATTTTCAAGGAGCAATGCAAGGGAAAACCGTTATTACCGGAGTTTTTCAGGGTCTAGATAATAGACAAGTCATTGCTGTTGCCGTCCCTATCAAAGAAAGTAATGGCTCAATAGCAGGTGTTGTCGCAGGAATCATTTGGATAAGGGAAAGCCATTTTGCTGATTTATTTGAGAACCGGGAGTTTGGACGCAACGGATCAATTGCAATCTTGGATAGTGATGGCACTATTCTCTATCATCCTAACAAGGAAATAATAGGCAATCGGCATGTTGCTTTTGAGAGTTTCCAGCAAGGATTAACCGATGGGAAAAAAATCTTTATCTTTAAAGATAAAGATGGGAAGGAATATTACTCATCGATCGCACAAGGTCCCAAAACTCACTGGATTGCAGTTGTTCAAACACCAGTTTCCGAATTAGAGGAAATGCAGAAGCCATTAACCTATGGTGTCATCATTACGCTAGGAATTATGACAATATTGTTTTTACTGATATCAACAATCTCAATAGGACGTATCACGAAGCCTTTAAGTAGGGTTACGCAGGCTTTTGCTTCTCTCCGGGTAGGTAAATACAATAGGCTAGAGAACATAGAGGCGGAAACGGAAGATGATATTAAAGAATTAGTTATCTCATATAACGAAACAGTGGAAGAATTAGAGCAATTATATGCAAAACTTTCAGGTGAAGCCCAAATAGATGGACTTACCGGTATTTACAATCGAAAAAGTTTCAATAGCTCTGTTGAATCCTTGACGAAAGAATTCGCTGAGGGTCTTATCACTAAAGCTTCTATACTTCTCATAGATCTCGACTATTTTAAACGCTACAATGATACGCAAGGTCATTTAATGGGAGATGAGTTATTAAAAAGTCTTGCTCAAATCATGACGAACGTTGTCGGTGGGAAATCAGCTTTCCGTTATGGTGGTGACGAATTTGCCGTTGTTCTTAGAGGTGCTAACTCAGATCAAGCACAAGAAATAGGCGAAAGGATCCGTGTTTTATTTGAACAATTAGAATCAGGTTGTTCTACAAGTATTGGAATAGCATCTATGCCGGATCATTCGAAAGATGCTCAAGTATTACTTGATTATGCAGATAAAGCTCTATATACCAGCAAGCTTACGCGTAATAAAGTTACCTTATTTGAACATTGTTGA
- the rplI gene encoding 50S ribosomal protein L9, giving the protein MKVILQEEVKKLGKKGDVLEVSEGYARNFLLPKKLAVEATATNVNSITQQKASEARKQQRAIDEAKLMAAQLSKLEVTIAVKTGEGGKLFGAVTVKDVADALNAQHKIELDKRKIELKDAIKATGTYPVTIKVHPEITSRIQVHIIAG; this is encoded by the coding sequence ATGAAAGTAATTCTACAGGAAGAAGTTAAAAAGCTTGGTAAAAAAGGCGATGTTCTAGAGGTTTCGGAAGGTTATGCCCGTAATTTTCTATTGCCTAAAAAATTAGCCGTGGAAGCAACTGCAACCAATGTAAATAGTATTACGCAACAGAAAGCTTCAGAGGCTCGCAAGCAACAGCGAGCCATTGATGAAGCAAAGCTGATGGCCGCGCAATTGAGTAAACTGGAAGTGACCATCGCGGTCAAGACTGGTGAAGGCGGCAAATTATTTGGCGCAGTTACGGTGAAAGATGTTGCCGATGCACTGAATGCACAACATAAAATAGAATTAGATAAGCGTAAGATTGAGCTGAAAGATGCCATCAAAGCGACTGGTACATATCCGGTTACAATTAAGGTTCATCCTGAGATTACTAGCCGGATACAAGTTCATATCATCGCAGGTTAG